Within bacterium, the genomic segment AGCTGCCCCGAATCCAGGTAGCGGCACACTATGGGCGACAGCGTTCTTTCAGCTATCTTGTTTTCTGCGACAGCCTCTTCGACCTTTCGCTGTGCCTGGTATAAATCCCCCGCATAGAGGGCCTTTTTCGCGTCGTCGAGGACCAGTTCGGCCCTCATCAGACTTCTTCTGGCGAGCCGTCCCTCATTCATGAGGGTGGTGAGCTCGCGAAGAACGCTCATCCTGTTCGAGGCGGCCTCCATCTTGCCGATTATATCGGCGGTAAGAGCTGCCTTGACGTCAGAAACCTTTTTTAAAATCGACTCCTGCTCGGCGATAACCTCGCGATACTGCTTCGCCACCGGCTCGTAGTCTCTAAAAAGGCTATACCGTTCCTGCTCCTTGCCGAGCATGTACCTGGCAATGGTTAGTGTCGATATGTGTTTCTGGTAGTCATCAGGGGCGAAAATCGGGGCGCCGGCCCCCTGGAGGTCTTCGAACAGTGCTTCCGCTCGACCAACCTCCGGGGGGACCGACGCCATCTGGCAGGCATTACACGAGAGGGCCAAGAGGAGACCGGCAATCAGAAACCGGCATTTCCTCATGGTTTTCCTCATTTAAGTTTTACTTCTTACTTCTTTTTCTTGCCAGCGGGCTTGGCCTTCTCGATGGCGGCGTTGATCTGCTCGGAGACGCTCATGGCCTTGGCCTTCAGGCTGTTGGCGCTGTCGGAGGCGCCGAAGAAATCTTCACCGGCGATCTTGGCGGCAACCTGGGGCATCGCGTCTTCTACGCCCTTGAGGTCGGCGGCGAAAGCTTCGATGTCGGCGCGGGTGCCCTTGCCCTTGGGGGCCTTGGCGAGAAGAGCCTTGGCTTCTTCGAGAGCGACCTTGGCGGCGGCTTCGGCTTCGATGGCGGCCTTCTTGGCGGCTTCCTTGCGGGCGGGGATGGCGGCCTTGATGGCCTCGGCGTCAGCGGTGACCTTCACGATCATGGCCTTCGCGTTGTCGAAATTCTTCCAGAACTTCTCTTCCTGAACCTTGATCTCCGCTTCGGCGCCGGCAAGATCCTTCTTCACCTTGGCGAGTTCCTCGGGGGCGTAGACGGGGGCCTGCATGGCGACGCCGGCATCGATGGCGGCCTTCGCGGCGGCGAGCTCCTGGGTCGGGGGCTTGGCGCAACCGGCAAGAAGTGCAACTGCTGCAACGGCAATAACGAGGGACTTAAGGGCGATTTTCATCTCTTGTTTTTCCTTTCTGGATTCTGTTCTTGTGTGTTGGCGGGTGGGCCGCTTCCCTGCGCCCCGCTCCCGTCCTGTTAAAGAGAGAGTTAAACGTAATGAAACGGTAGCATCAAGGCGGCGGGCAACTGTCGAGACCCGCCCTCAAAACCGGTGGTACGTGAACCATGACCTTAAACTCGCCTCCGAGGATGAAGCCTCCTTCGGAGCGAGTGAAGCTCAACGTCGGCGCCGGGAAGATGTCTCCAACTTCTGTTTTAGAAGTTTCCATTCAACCCTTTCATAAGAGTTGAGCGCGTGTATAGCACAAACCGAAATCAAAAAAAAGAGGGTTCTTTTGCAAGTAACGGAAAGAACCATCCTCAAAACGCGGAAACTACGTAGTAAGTACCATAGGTTGCCGAAAATGCCAATAAAATTGCATAAAATCAAGAGTAGGAAGGTTTTGTTCGGGAAAAATATATACTTTTTCCGTCGTGCCCCCCTTAGCCCCTGTTTCACCGTTTAGTCCCGCTGCCGCCTTGCACCGGCTGCGGGGCGGCGGGGCCGTCGCCCGGGCCCCCACCCCCCTCCCACCCCCTGTGAGTGCAAAAGGGCGGTTCACCCCCCCCGTTTTACCTTTTGGTCTCGAATTTTTTCCTCAAAAGAGCCGCGCCGGACGGGTCGCTCTTTTCAAGAAGGGAAAGCAGGCCGGGAATCTCTCCCTGCCTGCCGGTTTCCGTGAGAAGGTCTATCAGGTTGCCGAGGGCGGCGGGGGCTCCGGACCGAAGCTCCAGGGCTTTCCGGAAGTATTCCTCGGCCTTCGCAACTTCACCGGCCCGCCTGCTCAGTATCCCGAGATTGTTCCAGGCGCTGAAATTCGAGGGGTCGCCCCTCACGACCAGCTCCAGCTGCTCTCTCTCCCCGGCGCTGTCTCCCATCGCGTTGAACGCCCCGGCGTACTCGAAGCGCAGGGAGGCGCTCTCGGGTGAAAGCTCAAGGGCCTTTTCAAAGTATCCGGCGGCCAGCCCCGGTTTCCCTTGATAGAGAAAGCTTCTTCCC encodes:
- a CDS encoding DUF4398 domain-containing protein, translated to MKIALKSLVIAVAAVALLAGCAKPPTQELAAAKAAIDAGVAMQAPVYAPEELAKVKKDLAGAEAEIKVQEEKFWKNFDNAKAMIVKVTADAEAIKAAIPARKEAAKKAAIEAEAAAKVALEEAKALLAKAPKGKGTRADIEAFAADLKGVEDAMPQVAAKIAGEDFFGASDSANSLKAKAMSVSEQINAAIEKAKPAGKKKK